From the genome of Hippocampus zosterae strain Florida chromosome 8, ASM2543408v3, whole genome shotgun sequence:
attgattaaagaaaacatcacaaaatatcttaatataatAGTAATATCAAAGTCTGTAAATAGCGACTTTGTTTACATGGGCAAGAACGACCTCACTTTTGACCTTATTCAAGATAACACCTGaccttgtgttgtttttatatttttttttaactcccgatttgagtttgtatcgaaagcccccccccccccccccccccattcctgtCCCGAAAATCAGAATGTGGCCGTCCTGCACAAAACCTCAAGTTTGCAAAGCACGCGTGAAAGGGTCTTGGGTTCTCTGTCCCTTCTGTTCCGGTTTCTTCTACTTTTCTGCAACTAATGCACAAGCCTGtacttgttttctatttttcccGCTAACCGATCAAAAGATGTCACAGAAGACCCCCCAGTGTTCTGCGGATAAGCCTTCCAACGGGAATCCGGCGGACTCCGCTGCCATCCCGGCAGCCGAGTGTCCCAACTCGGCCCGTCAAAACGGGGGAACGTCGTCCTCCCCGGAAAGCGGAAGCTCCAACGGCGATACCAAGCGAAGCGGGAAAAGGCGGCGCGGCAAGAAAAGTACGCGCAAAGCGGAGACTCCCTGCGACGGAGCCAAAACCGAAGACCAGTCCGAGCGCCGAGCCGGACCGACTGCCCTGCAGGCGGAATGCGCCAACGTGTGGTTCCAGCGAAGCGTTTACGAGCGAGCGGAGAGCCTCTATCAGCGCTGGTTGGCCAACTCGGCCAAAGCGAGCGCAGAGTCCAACGGCTCGGCCGCGAGTCCGCCGAGGCCCCCCATGAAGAAAACTTGTCGACTAGACGGAACGCCAGAATCCTCACAGTGGAGCGCGACGCACTCTCAGAGCGGCTCGGTCCCCACTCGGGACTCGGCGGCGGCCCGAGCGCCCGAGGAAGGCCGCCGGTCTCCCGTAAGCGCTGGCCCCCGGCAGACggcgcccccgcccccgacgACGACCACGAAGCGGGCGCTTAACGGGCTGTCCCCCGTTTTCGCAGAAATGTTGGGAGACATCTGGCTGGAAAAGCCGCTGTATGATCGCGCCGAAGCCGCCTTCTACCAAAGTGTGTTTGGCAACAATTGTCGCCAAGGCTCCGCCTCCTCCGGCACGTGCCCGCCCCCAAGCTCGACGGAGGCGGGGCCGGCGGAGCAACGGCGAGCGGCGGCGCCGCCGCAGGCCAAATCCGAAGCCTTCCACGCCCTGCACCCGATCCAGGAGGAGGACGAGCCCGCCGAGACGCTCGGCCAACGAGAGCGACTCGACGCCGGCGCCGCCTACTTCCTTCACCCCGACGGCGAACGCGTGTGGTTGGACAAGCGCAGGTACGACGCGGCCGAGATGCGTTTCCACGCCCGCCGCCGGGCACAAGAAGCCGGCGAAGCTCGCCGGCCCAAAACGGACACCTCATCGCCGCCGGACGTCGCCGTCCCGTCCGGGGAAAAGTACGACCCAAGCCGCAGATTGGATAAGCGTCAGACATTTGACTTCTCTTCATACTCATTTTCCTCtccatctgcttttttttttttctcaatcgtttcttttttgttttttttccactcagtttgtttatttgctgtacgtgattttttttctccacgatttttgtgttttgccgCCGTTCAAAGTCGCCACACGCTAGCTAGTCGAGTTCATGGAACCATTGAAGAGTCGCGCCACTCTGTCATCGCGTCGAGTGTACACAAATCGcgcacgctcggcgccgcctcGTCTCGTCCACTCatgcctccgccgccgccgtttcCTTTCGTTCTTCAGCAACATGAGCGCCGTCAACTTCCCGGGCCAGGAGAAGATCTGGTTTGAGAAAAGTCGCTACGACGAGGCCGAGCGCCGCTTCTTCGAGCGCGTGGCCGGCTCCTCGCCGTCGGCGCCGACAGTTTGCGTAAGTGGCCCCCTTGTGGCCTTGTGCGCAATTTCACTCGACTTCTACCGTGACTTTTGTTTTACTTCAATTTGTGTTGATCTCCAGGATGCGGGTGCCATCGCCATCCTCCAAGACATCGCTCGTGCCCGGGAGAACATTCAGAAGTCGCTTGCCGGAGTGAGTTCACAATACACAACACGCACAAATTTTTTTTGATGCcgcaaattgggaatttctccattgcgagatcAATAATCATCTTTTCCGTTACAAAACATCAGGGGAGATTTGGCATTTATTCGGTGACATTTCGGGACGAGGCTCCAAAGCCATTCACGGAGGGAACTTAATTGTGACCGTCCCGAAACTTTTGAATGGGCGTGATCAACTGGCGCCAATCACGAAACGCTCGCCTTCCCTTTCCGTGGCAGAGCACCTGCAGCAGCAGCGCCGCCGATCAAGAAATGATGTCGCGAATCAAAAGCCTGGAGCTGGAGAACAAGAGTTTATATCGAGGTAGGTCCATTTCGGAGCcgttttcaagaaaatgtgctttttccCCTCCCTGGTGTAAAATACCGCCTGTGTGCTTTAGGctccgcctaccaaggacgtacttgtacgtcaaagtttttttttttttctcagagagaggaggaggggatgatgcaatctgtgaatgtgaataagccgtttgcattgtaaatcatgtcaaAAAGTGACCGCTAGGTGGTAGTGTTGCCTCAGGTGCTTGAAACggatgcttttacaaaaaaagcaattttttcCCAGGAATCGCCCTTTTCATGAAAATGAGCCATTTTGTAacgccgattgctgaagaatggaaaaagatagaaaacatttttttattcagctgaaagaagagagtccaaactctATTTTGTTAGGTTCCACGTTTATAtagcactagctggttcgccgccctccgggtggctcatcagctagttcctgcggaaggctggtaaggtgggccttcggcccacaaaagtgttgttgcttagttcaacttttagttcatcttcattgcttatcgcgaaaataaagagatgtttagctctactaaataactaacaattttattgcaatgcttgtgggtagacaacattttttcgctaagatgcccgcgcgatcgtagtgagccactgcctgagcggcgcagtggcggcgcgcagtggcatggtgaagtaggtacgttttgaaaagggacagacggaaggacagaccgcgtgcgggacgacgcgcaatatttatatagatatagatgagaaccaaatattctgtgggccttgtaagatcagtcaaaatccagtcatACAGTGGGATTGGGGGTGCtgggggggttgctccagtgaaaatggccggGATTGAATGAGCGTGCGTGGCTGAcagtgcattttttattttttatttttaaagattaGAAAAATTGCCGCCAAAAATGCAGACGTTTGATGCGCAAATTGGTCGCgtcctaattaaaaatgcaaattctcTCTCTTTGTTTTTGCCTTTAGTGGTCGAAGATTTGAGGGCATCCTTTTCCGAGCTGGAATGTCGAGTCGCCGTCTTGGAGAAAAGCCCCACAGCGCCGGCAGTGCCGGCCACCGCTCCTTCAGTCCCCTACACAAACGTGAGTACGCTCACTTTGCTACGCCGCCCCCCCCCGGGCCGTCGCGATCGCCTTGCGAGCCACCTTGTCGATGCGTTCAGGGAACCGCCGTCCAGCAGACCTGCGACCCGGCGAAACGCAACATCAGCGATGACGACGATCTGGACTTGTTCGATAGCGATGACGACGAAGAGGCCGAGAAACTCAAAGAGCAGCGGTTGAAAGATTACGCCGAGAGGAAGGCCAAGAAGCCCGGCGTCATCGCCAAGTCCTCCATCTTGCTGGACGTCAAACCGGTAAGACATCCCGACTCGAAACGCCCCCCCTCCTCGAGGAGCCGTGAAGTTCCCGAAAGCCCAAAAGCGTTTGGTCTCTTCAGTGGGACGACGAAACCGACATGGCCAAGTTGGA
Proteins encoded in this window:
- the LOC127606184 gene encoding uncharacterized protein LOC127606184; this encodes MSQKTPQCSADKPSNGNPADSAAIPAAECPNSARQNGGTSSSPESGSSNGDTKRSGKRRRGKKSTRKAETPCDGAKTEDQSERRAGPTALQAECANVWFQRSVYERAESLYQRWLANSAKASAESNGSAASPPRPPMKKTCRLDGTPESSQWSATHSQSGSVPTRDSAAARAPEEGRRSPVSAGPRQTAPPPPTTTTKRALNGLSPVFAEMLGDIWLEKPLYDRAEAAFYQSVFGNNCRQGSASSGTCPPPSSTEAGPAEQRRAAAPPQAKSEAFHALHPIQEEDEPAETLGQRERLDAGAAYFLHPDGERVWLDKRRYDAAEMRFHARRRAQEAGEARRPKTDTSSPPDVAVPSGEKYDPSRRLDKRQTFDFSSYSFSSPSAFFFFSIVSFLFFFHSVCLFAVRDFFSPRFLCFAAVQSRHTLASRVHGTIEESRHSVIASSVHKSRTLGAASSRPLMPPPPP
- the LOC127605826 gene encoding elongation factor 1-delta-like, encoding MSAVNFPGQEKIWFEKSRYDEAERRFFERVAGSSPSAPTVCDAGAIAILQDIARARENIQKSLAGSTCSSSAADQEMMSRIKSLELENKSLYRVVEDLRASFSELECRVAVLEKSPTAPAVPATAPSVPYTNGTAVQQTCDPAKRNISDDDDLDLFDSDDDEEAEKLKEQRLKDYAERKAKKPGVIAKSSILLDVKPWDDETDMAKLEECVRSVRADGLLWGMSKLVPVGYGINKLQISCVVEDDKVGTDLLEEEITKFEDYVQSVDVAAFNKI